A stretch of the Drosophila sulfurigaster albostrigata strain 15112-1811.04 chromosome 2L, ASM2355843v2, whole genome shotgun sequence genome encodes the following:
- the LOC133841528 gene encoding carboxylesterase 1E has product MRSLAKRNFCFSCFLLLLSFLSQSQSESQQQQHHRVKRIVGGKQAKAPPVDDPVVFARLFERDTRVEGIRNPSTGIYSFLGMHYAEPPVGQLRYARSIYKRLGGELNATRHGPPCMQPHPQQPHRIIGDENCLLLNVYTPQMPDETTGLPVFVWIHPGGFRYGSAAQYDATPMAQQGAIVVAPQYRLGSLGIMGDGTKEFDGNLAMFDLSLALRWVNDYIANFGGDPKQVQAIGHGSGASSAMYLAMSRTARSSSEVSGVVAMSGTALSQYATDKEPVQSVQEVAKINGCPAANELEIVSCLRAKSAMDIIKNDDKVQTERLAGRALVKGLTGSVGFQPHTEAEDDRRALPSLIIGEPEQQLRNNNFTGIPLLTGVTKHETANSVSVDTLNKVFGSAEKFLGSLGGALQQLTGFLRIDKLTGDIAKPVLPGLSNLLTPTLQDLWKVPQTLNVDQVLDKVVESTTDVLFNLPAVLTTQVWSKLAPAYMYSFEYNGTKSKGSTFLKGLPIVSEQAHDKPETVAHGDELGYMFDANDIFGNPLPETRLSSADDLQVRRNLIQMLLQFAKKSKGEEQKNDITSKLFQSVTGGGTPFIKVHTELEAASDFRFCELSVMGASLSPLTSTSCAALGGLLGGLGQTLGGVGNQLGLGNVGSKLGLGGGGGGGGNKRGGGFGLGLL; this is encoded by the exons ATGCGATCGTTGGCGAAGCGGAACTTTTGCTTCAgctgctttttgttgctgctttcgtTTCTGTCTCAATCGCAATCAGAgtcccagcagcagcagcatcatcgcGTGAAACGCATTGTGGGCGGTAAACAGGCCAAGGCACCGCCTGTCGATGATCCGGTTGTGTTTGCACGTCTCTTCGAGCGAGACACGCGAGTCGAGGGCATTCGCAATCCCAGCACGGGCATCTACAGCTTCCTGGGCATGCACTATGCCGAGCCACCGGTGGGACAATTGCGATACGCTCGCTCCATCTACAAGCGACTCGGTGGCGAGCTGAATGCCACACGCCATGGCCCGCCCTGCATGCAACCGCATCCCCAGCAGCCGCATCGCATCATCGGCGATGAGAATTGCCTGCTGCTCAACGTGTATACGCCCCAGATGCCCGATGAAACAACTGGGCTGCCTGTCTTTGTCTGGATCCATCCGGGTGGCTTTCGCTACGGTTCCGCTGCCCAATACGATGCCACGCCCATGGCCCAACAGGGCGCTATTGTGGTGGCGCCGCAGTATCGTCTTGGTTCGCTGGGCATCATGGGCGATGGCACAAAGGAGTTCGATGGCAATCTGGCCATGTTCGATCTGTCGCTGGCATTGCGTTGGGTCAACGATTACATCGCCAACTTTGGGGGTGATCCCAAGCAGGTGCAGGCCATTGGACACGGTTCGGGTGCTTCGAGTGCCATGTACTTGGCCATGTCGCGCACCGCACGCAGTTCGAGTGAGGTGAGCGGTGTGGTTGCCATGTCAGGGACTGCTCTATCTCAATATGCCACCGACAAGGAGCCGGTGCAGAGCGTCCAGGAGGTGGCCAAGATCAATGGCTGTCCGGCGGCCAATGAGCTGGAAATTGTCAGCTGTCTGCGTGCG AAATCCGCCATGGACATCATCAAGAACGACGACAAAGTGCAAACGGAACGCCTAGCTGGACGTGCTCTGGTCAAAGGACTCACGGGCAGCGTTGGCTTTCAGCCGCACACCGAGGCCGAGGATGATAGACGCGCCTTGCCCAGCTTAATCATTGGCGAAccggagcagcagctgcgcaacaacaactttacgGGAATTCCACTCTTGACGGGCGTAACCAAGCATGAGACAGCGAACTCTGTGAGTGTGGACACACTAAACAAAGTCTTTGGCTCCGCGGAGAAATTCCTCGGTTCGCTTGGCGGTGCGCTGCAACAGTTGACGGGATTTCTGCGCATCGATAAGCTAACTGGCGATATTGCCAAGCCTGTGCTGCCAGGGTTAAGTAATCTGCTGACGCCCACGCTGCAGGATCTGTGGAAGGTGCCCCAGACTCTGAATGTGGATCAAGTCCTCGATAAAGTTGTGGAATCCACCACAGATGTGTTGTTCAATCTCCCAGCTGTGCTGACCACTCAAGTGTGGTCGAAGTTGGCGCCGGCTTATATGTACAGCTTTGAGTACAACGGCACCAAGTCGAAGGGCAGCACATTCCTTAAAGGCTTGCCTATAGTATCGGAGCAGGCACACGATAAACCCGAGACGGTGGCTCATGGCGATGAGCTGGGATACATGTTCGATGCCAACGATATCTTTGGCAATCCGCTGCCCGAAACCCGTCTCAGTAGCGCTGATGATCTGCAAGTGCGTCGCAATCTCATCcagatgctgctgcagtttgcCAAGAAGTCAAAGGGCGAGGAACAAAAGAATGACATCACTTCGAAGCTCTTCCAGAGCGTCACAGGCGGAGGCACGCCTTTCATCAAGGTGCACACCGAACTGGAGGCAGCGAGTGATTTCCGTTTCTGTGAACTCTCAGTGATGGGCGCTTCCCTTTCGCCTCTAACCTCGACGAGCTGCGCCGCATTGGGCGGACTTCTGGGTGGTCTTGGACAGACTCTCGGTGGCGTGGGCAACCAGCTGGGACTTGGCAATGTGGGCAGCAAGCTGGGATTgggcggaggaggaggcggaggtggCAACAAACGTGGTGGCGGATTCGGTTTGGGTCTGCTCTAA